One region of Pan paniscus chromosome 5, NHGRI_mPanPan1-v2.0_pri, whole genome shotgun sequence genomic DNA includes:
- the TREM1 gene encoding triggering receptor expressed on myeloid cells 1, protein MRKTRLWGLLWMLFVSELRAATKLTEEKYELKEGQTLDVKCDYTLEKFASSQKAWQIIRDGEMPKTLACTERPSENSHPVQVGRIILEDYHDHGLLRVRMVNLQVEDSGLYQCVIYQPPKEPHMLFDRIRLVVTKGFSGTPGSNENSTQNVYKIPPTTTKALCPLYTSPRTVTQAPPKSTADVSTPDSEINLTNVTDIIRVPVFNIVILLAGGFLSKSLVFSVLFAVTLRSFVP, encoded by the exons ATGAGGAAGACCAGGCTCTGGGGGCTGCTGTGGATGCTCTTTGTCTCAG AACTCCGAGCTGCAACTAAATTAACTGAGGAAAAGTATGAACTGAAAGAGGGGCAGACCCTGGATGTGAAATGTGACTACACGCTAGAGAAGTTTGCCAGCAGCCAGAAAGCTTGGCAGATAATAAGGGACGGAGAGATGCCCAAGACCCTGGCATGCACAGAGAGGCCTTCAGAGAATTCCCATCCAGTCCAAGTGGGGAGGATCATACTAGAAGACTACCATGATCATGGTTTACTGCGCGTCCGAATGGTCAACCTTCAAGTGGAAGACTCTGGACTGTATCAGTGTGTGATCTACCAGCCTCCCAAGGAGCCTCACATGCTGTTCGATCGCATCCGCTTGGTGGTGACCAAGG GTTTTTCAGGGACCCCTGGCTCCAATGAGAATTCTACCCAGAATGTGTATAAGATTCCTCCTACCACCACTAAGGCCTTGTGCCCACTCTATACCAGCCCCAGAACTGTGACCCAAGCTCCACCCAAGTCAACTGCCGATGTCTCCACTCCTGACTCTGAAATCAACCTTACAAATGTGACAGATATCATCAG GGTTCCGGTGTTCAACATTGTCATTCTCCTGGCTGGTGGATTCCTGAGTAAGAGCCTGGTCTTCTCTGTCCTGTTTGCTGTCACGCTGAGGTCATTTGTACCCTAG